A genomic region of Roseofilum casamattae BLCC-M143 contains the following coding sequences:
- a CDS encoding CHAT domain-containing tetratricopeptide repeat protein: MSQDAAAVAFSATSGDRFWRSRQQQIFTTFSPERQLLGQAPDATNQADSAFAEGLELYQQGTLETFKQAIPQLETAYELYREQENQSQSALSALLLGIIYKNIGQLPTALDYGKEAVELYDATGDRIGSADSLNQVGLIYQIQGEMEPALEVYRQALVHYQDLEDVGGAAYTFNNIGVVYDRLGKYQEALDRYNRALPLWREVEDGYGEATTLNNIGVIYDHLGDYERSVDAYERALATYKELDNKLGMARTLNNIGLYYDAIELRQQALIYYERALPLWEEVGDIPGTATTLNNIGYAYAARRQFDRALPYYERALPLWEEVGDRKGKASTLNNLGYVYANRGESQQALDYYQQALQIREEIGDRPKAALSLYRIAQVQQTEGELETALETLQPAIAIIEDLRINVASQELRTSFFAAKQDYYELYIDLLMQLHRQFPEQGYDARALQVSEQARARSLLDILAEAQGDVSAGVAPGLLQQKQMLQQQLNLKEERRIDILSRPHTKQQADAIATEIKLLLDRYRGIQALIRASSPRYAALTQPQPLSLAQIQQQVLDSDTILLEYFLGAERSYLWAVSSTEITSYELPPREDVETLARQFRDSIIIPRQRIRRKISENLAMELSEQILAPVGDRLQNKRLAIVAHGALQYIPFAALSVPKTPEYTPLIASHELVHLPSASTVALLRRDTQQRTPAAKTLAILADPVFGQNDTRVISSEEDITPVLPPDLERSARESGVLFDRLPYTQQEAETILDLVPAEESLQGFGFKASRELATSAQLSDYQIVHFATHGLLNSTNPALSGLVFSLVNPDGNPLNGFLRLHEVFNLNLPAELIVLSACETGLGKEIRGEGLVGLTRGFMYAGAPRLAVSLWSVDDEATAQLAIAFYRNLLQQEMSPPEALRQAQLELLQNSQWRQPYYWASFTLQGEWNPLASASDRQ; this comes from the coding sequence ATGTCTCAGGATGCAGCGGCTGTAGCATTTTCGGCAACTTCGGGCGATCGGTTTTGGCGATCGCGACAACAGCAGATTTTTACTACTTTCTCGCCAGAGCGCCAACTCCTCGGACAAGCTCCAGATGCAACGAACCAAGCTGACTCCGCATTCGCTGAAGGACTGGAGTTGTATCAGCAAGGAACTTTAGAAACATTTAAGCAAGCCATTCCACAGTTAGAAACTGCTTACGAGTTGTATCGAGAGCAGGAAAACCAATCTCAATCGGCGTTAAGTGCTTTATTATTGGGAATTATTTATAAGAATATCGGCCAGTTACCGACGGCGCTGGACTATGGCAAGGAAGCAGTAGAGCTATACGACGCAACTGGCGATCGCATTGGCTCGGCCGATAGCTTAAACCAAGTGGGCTTAATTTATCAAATTCAGGGAGAAATGGAACCCGCTCTCGAGGTGTATCGCCAAGCTTTGGTACATTATCAAGATTTGGAAGATGTGGGAGGAGCGGCTTATACGTTTAATAATATCGGAGTCGTTTACGATCGCCTGGGAAAATATCAGGAAGCCTTAGATCGCTACAACCGCGCGCTGCCCTTATGGCGAGAGGTGGAAGATGGTTATGGGGAAGCCACGACGCTGAATAATATTGGCGTTATTTACGACCATTTAGGGGACTACGAGCGTTCGGTGGACGCTTACGAACGAGCGCTGGCGACGTATAAGGAGCTAGACAACAAGTTGGGTATGGCGCGCACGTTGAATAATATCGGACTTTATTATGATGCGATCGAATTGCGACAACAGGCGCTGATTTATTACGAGCGCGCTTTACCGTTATGGGAAGAGGTGGGAGATATTCCGGGGACGGCGACGACGTTGAATAATATCGGTTATGCTTATGCAGCGCGGCGGCAGTTCGATCGCGCTTTGCCTTATTACGAGCGCGCTCTACCCTTATGGGAAGAAGTTGGCGATCGCAAAGGAAAAGCAAGTACGCTGAATAATCTGGGTTATGTCTATGCCAATCGCGGAGAATCTCAGCAAGCCTTAGACTATTATCAACAAGCGTTGCAGATTCGCGAAGAAATTGGCGATCGCCCGAAAGCCGCGTTAAGTTTGTATCGTATCGCACAAGTGCAACAAACCGAAGGCGAGCTAGAAACGGCGCTGGAAACCTTGCAACCGGCGATCGCAATTATCGAAGATTTGCGCATTAATGTGGCCAGTCAAGAGTTGCGCACCAGCTTTTTTGCCGCGAAACAAGATTATTACGAACTCTACATCGATTTGCTCATGCAACTGCACCGGCAGTTTCCCGAACAAGGATACGATGCTCGAGCATTGCAGGTAAGCGAACAAGCCAGAGCGCGATCGCTCTTAGATATCTTAGCGGAAGCTCAAGGAGACGTGAGCGCTGGGGTGGCTCCCGGATTGTTGCAACAAAAACAAATGTTACAGCAACAACTGAACCTGAAAGAAGAGCGACGGATCGACATTCTCAGCCGTCCTCATACGAAACAGCAAGCCGATGCGATCGCTACGGAGATTAAACTCCTGCTCGATCGGTATCGCGGAATACAAGCGCTCATCCGCGCCTCTAGCCCTCGCTATGCTGCTCTCACCCAACCGCAACCGTTAAGTTTGGCACAAATCCAACAGCAAGTGCTCGACTCGGATACCATTCTTTTGGAATACTTTCTCGGAGCAGAACGCAGTTATCTTTGGGCAGTCAGTTCCACAGAAATAACCAGCTACGAACTTCCCCCACGAGAGGACGTAGAAACCCTAGCCCGCCAATTTCGCGATAGCATTATTATTCCTCGCCAACGCATTCGCCGCAAAATTAGCGAAAATCTGGCTATGGAGCTGAGCGAGCAAATTTTAGCACCGGTTGGCGATCGCTTGCAAAATAAACGATTGGCGATCGTCGCTCATGGCGCTCTGCAATACATTCCCTTTGCCGCGCTTTCCGTTCCCAAGACTCCCGAATACACTCCATTAATTGCCAGCCACGAGTTGGTGCATCTCCCCTCAGCCTCGACAGTAGCTCTCTTGCGCCGAGATACCCAGCAGCGAACTCCAGCCGCAAAAACCCTAGCCATTCTCGCCGATCCGGTATTTGGACAAAATGACACGAGAGTGATATCATCAGAGGAAGATATCACACCAGTGCTGCCACCAGACTTGGAGCGATCGGCGCGCGAGTCTGGTGTTTTATTTGACCGTTTGCCCTATACGCAACAGGAAGCAGAAACCATCCTCGATTTAGTTCCTGCGGAGGAAAGCTTGCAAGGATTCGGGTTTAAAGCGAGTCGAGAGTTAGCCACGAGCGCGCAACTTTCCGACTATCAAATCGTTCATTTTGCTACTCACGGATTACTCAATAGTACCAATCCTGCCTTATCTGGATTAGTCTTTTCTCTAGTAAATCCCGACGGCAACCCCTTGAACGGATTTTTGCGCTTGCATGAAGTCTTTAATCTCAATCTCCCTGCCGAGTTAATCGTATTAAGTGCTTGCGAGACGGGTTTGGGTAAAGAAATTCGCGGTGAAGGACTGGTGGGGTTAACTCGAGGGTTTATGTATGCAGGAGCGCCTCGGTTGGCAGTGAGTTTGTGGAGCGTAGATGATGAAGCAACGGCGCAGTTGGCGATCGCATTTTATCGAAATCTCTTGCAACAAGAAATGTCTCCTCCTGAAGCGTTGCGACAAGCACAACTAGAACTATTGCAAAACTCCCAATGGCGACAACCCTATTATTGGGCATCCTTTACCTTACAAGGAGAATGGAATCCTCTTGCATCGGCAAGCGATCGTCAATAA